A portion of the bacterium genome contains these proteins:
- a CDS encoding CDP-alcohol phosphatidyltransferase family protein, translated as MPECRPGTAALAVLVIGGTIVLAVRAIRRTAVADAEQGGSAPLIGPQVRAWYRGLLAPLEAGLASRGVTPDQLTWGQLGVSVLAGVAFAGGALFLGGWLVILAGTLDILDGGLARRAGTASARGAFLDSVVDRWAEFATFVGLGAYFRDDPMLLVVALAAFGSQMVSYARARAEGLGIALLSGRAQRPERYVLLGFGAFVSGLVAHLGCLVGGGPPRHWVLRLALVMLAAISLWTAVERTRDGVRALRGARGRS; from the coding sequence ATGCCGGAGTGCCGGCCGGGGACGGCCGCGCTCGCCGTGCTGGTGATCGGCGGCACGATCGTCCTCGCGGTGCGGGCCATCCGGCGCACGGCGGTGGCCGACGCGGAGCAGGGCGGCAGCGCACCCCTCATCGGTCCGCAGGTGCGGGCCTGGTACCGCGGTCTCCTGGCCCCGCTCGAAGCGGGGCTCGCGAGCCGCGGCGTCACGCCGGATCAGCTCACCTGGGGGCAGCTCGGCGTCAGCGTGCTCGCCGGAGTCGCCTTCGCCGGCGGCGCCCTCTTCCTGGGCGGCTGGCTCGTGATCCTGGCGGGGACGCTCGACATCCTCGACGGCGGATTGGCCCGGCGGGCCGGCACCGCATCCGCACGCGGCGCCTTTCTCGACTCGGTCGTCGATCGGTGGGCCGAGTTCGCCACCTTCGTCGGCCTCGGCGCCTACTTCCGCGACGATCCGATGCTGCTGGTGGTCGCACTCGCGGCCTTCGGCTCACAGATGGTGAGCTACGCTCGTGCGCGTGCGGAGGGGCTCGGCATCGCGCTGCTGAGCGGCCGCGCGCAACGTCCCGAGCGCTACGTGCTCCTCGGCTTCGGCGCGTTCGTCTCGGGCCTCGTCGCGCATCTCGGCTGCCTCGTCGGCGGTGGGCCGCCGCGACATTGGGTACTGCGCCTCGCGCTCGTGATGCTGGCCGCGATCTCGCTCTGGACGGCGGTCGAACGCACGCGCGACGGCGTCCGCGCCCTGCGCGGCGCGAGGGGTCGTTCGTGA
- a CDS encoding inositol-3-phosphate synthase gives MGRIPVGIVGVGNCASSLLQGIEFYRAADRDPGEPPIGLMHEVIGGYRPSDLEVVCAFDVDRRKVGQPLDVAAFAAPNNTRTLWPKLPSSNVTVEMGPVLDGIAPHMGDYPPDETFLPAERRPVDVAETLRRTGAEVLVSYLPVGSQQATEHYARACLETGVSLVNCIPAFIVSDPQWGAEFERRGIPAVGDDVKSQVGATIVHRTLAKLFADRGVVLDRTYQLNFGGNTDFLNMLAHDRTGAKRVSKTEAVQSVLPQALPRERIHIGPSDYVPWQGDNKVCFLRMEGRGFGNAPIEIELRLSVQDSPNSAGVVIDAIRCCQLARDRGIGGPLTSVSSYLMKHPPRQFPDDEARDAVERFLRGESER, from the coding sequence ATGGGAAGGATCCCCGTCGGCATCGTTGGCGTAGGCAACTGCGCGAGCAGTCTCCTCCAGGGCATCGAGTTCTACCGCGCCGCCGACCGCGATCCGGGCGAGCCGCCGATCGGCTTGATGCACGAGGTGATCGGCGGCTATCGACCGAGCGACCTCGAGGTGGTCTGCGCCTTCGACGTCGACCGCCGCAAGGTCGGCCAGCCGCTCGACGTGGCGGCGTTCGCCGCGCCGAACAACACGCGCACGCTCTGGCCGAAGCTGCCGTCGTCGAACGTCACCGTCGAGATGGGTCCGGTCCTCGACGGGATCGCGCCCCACATGGGCGACTACCCGCCGGACGAGACCTTCCTGCCGGCCGAGCGGCGACCGGTCGACGTCGCGGAGACGTTGCGCCGCACGGGCGCCGAGGTGCTGGTCAGCTACCTTCCCGTCGGCAGCCAGCAGGCGACGGAGCACTACGCGCGCGCCTGCCTCGAGACGGGCGTCTCGCTCGTGAACTGCATCCCGGCCTTCATCGTGTCCGACCCGCAGTGGGGGGCCGAGTTCGAGCGACGCGGCATCCCCGCGGTCGGCGACGACGTGAAGTCGCAGGTGGGCGCCACCATCGTGCACCGCACGCTCGCCAAGCTGTTCGCCGACCGCGGCGTCGTGCTCGACCGCACGTATCAGCTCAACTTCGGCGGCAACACCGACTTCCTCAACATGCTCGCGCACGACCGCACCGGGGCGAAGCGCGTGTCGAAGACCGAAGCGGTCCAGAGCGTGCTGCCGCAGGCACTGCCGCGCGAGCGCATCCACATCGGCCCGAGCGACTACGTGCCGTGGCAGGGCGACAACAAGGTGTGCTTCCTGCGGATGGAAGGCCGCGGCTTCGGCAACGCGCCGATCGAGATCGAGCTGCGCCTGTCCGTTCAGGACAGCCCGAACTCGGCGGGCGTCGTGATCGACGCGATCCGCTGCTGTCAGCTCGCGCGCGACCGCGGGATCGGCGGGCCGCTCACGAGCGTGTCGTCGTACCTGATGAAGCACCCGCCGCGGCAGTTTCCGGACGACGAGGCGCGCGACGCGGTCGAGCGCTTCCTGCGCGGCGAGTCCGAACGCTGA